The genome window GATACTGCTCAAACAGGTCCAAGTATTGCTGAGCATCTATGTTTACCACAAGTAACATATGTAAAAGAAGTTGAACATTCAGGTGGAAATACCATAGTTGCTAAACGTGAAGTCGAGGAAGGTATTCAAAAAGTTGAAATGCAGCTTCCAGGCTTAGTTTGTATGGTAAAATGTGATTATGAACCAAGAATGCCTTCTATTAAAGGCGTTATGAAAGCTAATAAAACTCAGATTTCAGAAGTTAGCATGGAAGGGCTTGGCCTTGATCCTTCAGAAGTTGGTATCAAAGGTTCACCAACTTTTGTATCCAGAGCATTCAGGCCAGAGACAAGAAATGCTGGAGAAATATTAAATGCAGCTAATGCAAAAGAGGCTGCTGACGTATTAATTGAAAAACTTAAAAATGATAAAGTTCTTGTATAATTAGGAGAAAGTTAAATGAGCGAAATAGATTTATCATTATATAAAGGCATATGTGTTCTTGCAGAAAGAACTTTGGATAACAAGCTTGCTGGCGTTACTTTAGAATTGGTAGGTGCAGCAAAAGAGTTATCAAAACAGCTTAGCGGTGAAGAAGTTAATGTTCTTTTACTTGCTGGTAATGATG of Candidatus Melainabacteria bacterium RIFOXYA2_FULL_32_9 contains these proteins:
- a CDS encoding electron transfer flavoprotein subunit beta — its product is MKIVVCVKQVPDTADIKWTENNTMIRDGVESILNPFDEYAVETAIRIKEAHPDSTITVLTMGPPQAKDALKRCIAMGADEAILVTDKKFAGADTQATSRTVAKAIKEKGGNFDLIICGQFAIDGDTAQTGPSIAEHLCLPQVTYVKEVEHSGGNTIVAKREVEEGIQKVEMQLPGLVCMVKCDYEPRMPSIKGVMKANKTQISEVSMEGLGLDPSEVGIKGSPTFVSRAFRPETRNAGEILNAANAKEAADVLIEKLKNDKVLV